A genomic stretch from Triplophysa dalaica isolate WHDGS20190420 chromosome 4, ASM1584641v1, whole genome shotgun sequence includes:
- the tmem203 gene encoding transmembrane protein 203 produces the protein MLFSLRELVQWLGFATFELFLHLGALLVFSVLVALHMDLDKQTLDMSWWLVFSPLFAADGLSTYFTAIVSIRLYQEGEKRLAVLRLLWVLTVLSLKLVCEVLLCQKLAEQDQARDLWFGLIVSPLFILLQLLMIRACRVN, from the coding sequence ATGCTGTTTTCTCTGCGAGAGCTGGTTCAATGGCTGGGCTTTGCCACTTTCGAGCTGTTCCTCCACCTGGGTGCGCTGCTGGTCTTCAGCGTGTTGGTGGCACTGCACATGGATTTGGACAAGCAGACTTTGGACATGAGCTGGTGGTTGGTCTTCTCGCCCTTGTTTGCCGCTGACGGCCTCAGCACCTACTTCACGGCCATCGTATCCATCCGCCTCTATCAGGAAGGAGAAAAGCGTCTGGCAGTGCTACGCTTGCTTTGGGTCCTGACCGTTCTCAGTCTCAAGCTGGTGTGCGAGGTGCTGCTTTGCCAGAAACTGGCTGAACAGGATCAGGCACGTGACCTGTGGTTCGGTCTTATCGTCTCCCCGCTGTTCATCCTCCTACAACTGCTCATGATTCGTGCTTGTCGTGTAAATTAA
- the alad gene encoding delta-aminolevulinic acid dehydratase, with protein MNHTCFYLSFKNYHSTYLGKRNLSYSFRYTVTNTKTMTQPADSVLHSGYFHPTLRYWQTCASDLRPDNLIYPIFITDSPDAVEPIASLPGQARYGVNKLEGVLRPLVEKGLKCVLIFGVPAKVDKDERGSGADTDDTPAVLALKKLRSTFPDLVLACDVCLCPYTSHGHCGILREDGTLDNAQSCMRLAEVALAYARAGCHIIAPSDMMDGRIASIKQALISNDFGNKVSVLSYSAKFASCYYGPFRDAAQSKPAFGDRRCYQLPPGARGLALRACDRDVKEGADMLMVKPGLPYLDIVREVKNKHPTHPLAVYNVSGEFAMLWHGAQAGAFDLRTAVMESMTAFRRAGADIIITYYTPQLLTWLTE; from the exons ATGAACCACACATGCTTCTATCTGAGTTTCAAGAATTATCACTCCACTTACCTAGGTAAACGCAATCTAAGTTACAGCTTCCGATACACAGTGACGAACACAAA GACAATGACACAACCGGCAGATTCGGTTCTACACAGCGGTTATTTCCACCCAACTCTCCGGTACTGGCAGACCTGCGCTTCAGACCTCAGACCGGATAACCTCATATATCCAATTTTCATTAC tGACAGTCCGGATGCAGTGGAACCAATTGCAAGTCTACCTGGTCAGGCAAG ATATGGTGTTAATAAGCTAGAAGGTGTACTTCGTCCCCTTGTGGAAAAAGGCCTGAAGTGTGTGCTGATCTTCGGAGTTCCTGCTAAAGTTGACAAG GACGAGAGAGGTTCCGGTGCAGACACAGATGACACTCCAGCAGTGCTGGCTTTGAAGAAACTGAGGAGCACATTCCCTGATCTAGTGTTGGCCTGTGATGTGTGCCTTTGCCCGTATACTTCTCATGGCCACTGTG GAATTCTACGTGAAGATGGAACGCTGGATAACGCCCAAAGCTGTATGAGGTTGGCAGAAGTGGCGCTGGCCTATGCTCGAGCAG GCTGCCACATCATTGCCCCTTCAGATATGATGGATGGGCGGATTGCATCCATTAAGCAAGCGCTCATATCCAATGATTTTGGAAACAAG GTGTCAGTACTAAGCTACAGTGCTAAATTTGCCTCCTGCTACTATGGACCATTCAG GGATGCTGCCCAGTCTAAACCTGCGTTTGGAGACCGGCGATGCTATCAGCTGCCCCCTGGTGCCAGAGGATTAGCACTGAGGGCTTgt GACCGAGATGTGAAAGAAGGGGCCGATATGCTGATGGTGAAACCTGGATTACCTTACCTTGATATAGTGAGGGAGGTCAAAAATAAG CACCCTACTCATCCGCTGGCAGTGTATAATGTATCAGGTGAGTTTGCCATGCTATGGCATGGAGCTCAAGCCGGAGCTTTTGACCTGCGCACTGCGGTAATGGAGTCTATGACTGCCTTCCGTCGAGCAG GAGCTGACATCATTATCACCTACTACACCCCACAACTGCTCACATGGTTAACAGAGTAA
- the fbxw5 gene encoding F-box/WD repeat-containing protein 5: MASGPGLPDSLVLEIFLHLPHRAVLNAGLTCHQWFAVSRDEFLWKEVFYNYYRIPHSVPRHPAALSWYREFKRLYDCIPCVEVQTLKEHHDQVLHLAFSHRGHRLSSCSKDCTVKLWDTECPDGNISLVHSSSMRQFNWGYTQYSQFNADDTLLLVSGVYLGPHHSSSGEIAVISLENYTLLSRVRNKPYDVFGCWLNETHLISGNLHWIGNMTSCSVLWLNKAFQDIESENVNVVKRLFKIQNINASTIRTVMVAHCRRHDSPDLLLDYEAQSQAQAQQTQQHQPLLFDLGNTDSEDEKEDDEDNEDEERRRNRVSGHVASYNPSGMQRVIHGCKNTGARERELEARVARLMGSSNTKAPNPNLVSPSAAGEGEDKTYLLFTTGSLTYSPHQIGIKRIMPDQMTTCGPVLGEERSIEFFDSLDHVIDIHGHIIGMGLSPDHRYLYVNSRAWPVGCVISDPMSPPPIAEEIDLHVIDLKSLREERRSLRAHRAFTPNDECFFIFLDVSRDFVASGAEDKHGYIWDRHYNICLARLQHDDVVNSVAFSPADQELLLSASDDSTIKVWRSPRMVRLSQSSSRPPSARKLLSSLLGHRSAHLNGKP; the protein is encoded by the exons ATGGCGAGTGGCCCTGGCTTGCCGGACAGCCTGGTGCTGGAGATCTTCTTGCATCTTCCTCACAGAGCGGTGCTGAACGCTGGGCTCACCTGCCATCAGTGGTTTGCTGTGTCACGGGACGAGTTCCTCTGGAAGGAGGTTTTTTACAACTACTACCGCATCCCACACTCTGTGCCGCGCCACCCAG CTGCTTTGTCATGGTACAGGGAGTTTAAGCGGCTATATGACTGTATCCCGTGTGTGGAGGTTCAGACTTTGAAGGAGCATCATGATCAGGTCTTGCATCTGGCATTCTCTCACCGTGGACACCGCTTGTCCTCCTGTTCCAAAGACTGCACTGTTAAG CTTTGGGACACAGAGTGTCCAGATGGCAACATCTCTTTGGTTCACAGCTCTAGCATGCGACAGTTTAACTGGGGTTACACTCAATACTCCCAGTTTAACGCTGATGACACACTCCTGCTGGTGTCCGGGGTTTACCTGGGCCCACATCATTCCTCCTCTGGCGAGATAGCAGTCATAAGTTTAG AGAACTACACCCTGCTGTCTCGCGTAAGAAACAAGCCCTATGACGTGTTCGGCTGCTGGCTGAATGAGACTCACCTCATCTCTGGTAACCTGCATTGGATTGGCAACATGACCTCCTGTTCTGTTCTTTGGCTCAACAAAGCCTTTCAG GACATCGAGTCGGAAAACGTGAACGTGGTGAAGCGTCTCTTCAAGATCCAGAACATCAACGCCAGCACCATACGCACAGTGATGGTCGCCCACTGCCGCCGTCACGACTCGCCGGACCTGCTGCTGGACTATGAAGCTCAGTCACAGGCTCAAGCCCAGCAGACGCAACAGCACCAGCCTCTGCTCTTTGATCTGGGGAACACAGATAGTGAAGACGAGAAGGAAGATGATGAAGACAACGAAGATGAAGAGCGTAGACGCAACAGAGTCTCTGGACATGTGGCCTCATACAACCCATCTGGAATGCAGCGTGTTATACAT GGTTGTAAGAACACAGGAGCTCGTGAGCGAGAGTTGGAGGCACGGGTGGCCCGACTGATGGGAAGCAGCAACACCAAGGCTCCTAATCCAAACCTGGTGTCTCCATCTGCCGCAGGAGAAGGAGAGGACAAAACCTACCTCCTCTTCACCACCGGCAGCCTCACCTACTCCCCTCACCAGATAG gtATCAAACGGATAATGCCTGATCAGATGACTACTTGCGGGCCTGTTTTGGGAGAGGAACGCAGCATAGAGTTCTTTGATTCGCTGGATCATGTGATCGACATACATGGTCACATCATCGGCATGGGTCTGTCACCTGACCACAG GTACCTATATGTGAACAGTCGTGCATGGCCGGTGGGCTGCGTGATATCAGACCCCATGTCTCCTCCACCAATCGCAGAAGAGATCGACCTGCATGTGATTGATCTGAAGAGTCTGAGAGAGGAGCGCCGCAGCCTTCGAGCCCACCGGGCCTTCACTCCTAATGATGAATGCTTCTTTATCTTCCTAGATGTCAGCCGGGACTTTGTTGCCAG TGGCGCAGAGGACAAGCACGGTTACATCTGGGACCGGCACTACAACATTTGTCTGGCGCGTCTGCAGCACGACGACGTGGTCAACTCTGTGGCCTTCAGCCCAGCTGACCAGGAGCTGTTGTTGTCCGCCAGCGACGACTCCACCATCAAAGTGTGGCGGTCACCACGCATGGTGCGGCTAAGCCAGAGCTCCTCGCGGCCTCCCAGCGCTCGCAAACTTTTATCCTCCCTGCTCGGCCACAGAAGTGCTCATTTGAACGGTAAACCCTGA
- the traf2b gene encoding TNF receptor-associated factor 2 isoform X2: MLDITVAFPDNAARREIDSLPAKCPNEGCSWNGLLKDYEGQHEGRCEFERVKCEACQALIMLSEKDRHNERECEARTLNCKYCKVTFNFKEIKAHDEICQKFPMQCKDCGKKKIPREKFQEHVKSCPKSKSACQFSEIGCRAVLDNGKQQEHEQMSVMEHLRLMLGVLSSVRLRPETGGEWQEDSGLGLYRGPEDAPLVGAHAAPHNVGRGGSPSVQHKVTALENIVCVLNREVERSALTLEALSRQHRIDQDKIENLSTKVRQLERTLTMRDLQLAESEQSLREMQFCTYDGVFIWKISDFSRRRQDAVGGRAPAMFSPAFYSSKYGYKMCLRLYLNGDGTGRGTHLSLFFVVMRGKYDALLKWPFSQKVTLMLLDQNNREHIIDAFRPDVSSTSFQRPISEMNIASGCPLFCPLAKLAGKSSYLRDDTIFIKAIVDLTGL; the protein is encoded by the exons GGTCAGCATGAAGGTCGCTGTGAGTTTGAGCGTGTTAAATGTGAAGCATGTCAAGCACTCATCATGCTCAGCGAGAAAGACCGTCACAATGAACGCGAATGTGAGGCCAGAACGCTCAACTGCAAATATTGCAAAGTCACATTCAACTTCAAAGAAATTAAG GCACATGATGAAATTTGTCAGAAGTTTCCTATGCAGTGTAAAGATTgtggcaaaaagaaaattccAAGAGAAAAG TTTCAAGAGCATGTCAAGTCCTGTCCAAAGTCCAAGTCAGCGTGTCAGTTCAGTGAGATCGGATGCAGAGCAGTG ttGGACAATGGTAAGCAGCAGGAACATGAGCAGATGAGCGTCATGGAGCACCTGCGTCTCATGTTGGGGGTTTTGTCCTCTGTGCGGCTACGTCCCGAAACAGGCGGAGAATGGCAAGAAGACTCTGGGCTGGGATTATATCGTGGACCCGAAGACGCGCCCCTGGTGGGAGCTCACGCCGCACCACATAATGTGGGACGAGGAGGCAGTCCGAGCGTGCAGCACAAAGTCACCGCACTGGAGAACATAGTATGCGTTCTGAATCGAGAGGTGGAGCGATCTGCGCTCACACTGGAGGCGCTGTCACGGCAACATCGAATAGATCAGGACAAGATCGAGAACTTGTCGACTAAG GTTAGACAGCTGGAGCGTACTTTAACTATGCGAGATCTGCAGTTAGCAGAATCCGAGCAGTCTCTGCGGGAGATGCAGTTCTGCACTTACGATGGAGTTTTCATATGGAAAATATCAGATTTCTCTCGCCGCAGACAAGACGCTGTGGGGGGCCGAGCACCTGCTATGTTCTCACCAG CCTTCTACTCCAGTAAATATGGCTATAAGATGTGTCTGAGACTCTATCTGAATGGCGATGGCACTGGCAGAGgcactcatctctctctcttctttgtGGTCATGAGAGGCAAATATGACGCCCTGCTGAAGTGGCCCTTCAGCCAGAAG GTGACATTAATGCTTTTGGACCAGAACAACAGAGAGCACATCATTGATGCTTTCAGACCTGACGTGAGTTCAACATCCTTCCAGAGGCCCATTAGTGAGATGAACATAGCCAGCGGATGCCCTCTTTTCTGCCCCCTCGCCAAGCTAGCGGGCAAAAGCTCTTACCTGAGAGATGATACCATATTCATCAAAGCCATAGTTGATCTCACAGGCTTGTAA